ttacttaacaactccACGACGATCTGGTGTGTGGCAGACGCCTTTCAGGCGTGAGCTGaatgctgttgtcttccagctaCGTCTTGGTATGCTGAGGGCACCTTCCAGTACACTTGCCTTGTTACgacttccctcctcttcagcCATCAAGTTTATTAATTATGACGATTAGCGGCCTGTGAGGAGGGTGACGGGCGGTATGTACGTGCCCCAGGGCCAACGTAAAGGGGGCTCTATTGTCCCGCTTTACTGCTAAATCCGCCTCCCGGGGGTTGTTTCGTGCCCCCTTTCGTAGGGCCGGCGCGGGGGTATTTAAAGGGCCCGGTGGGGGGGCGCAGCCGGGGGGCAGTTGCAGCGGTGTCGGTAACGGGAAGGAGCGGGTGGGCAGAGCCGGGCGGCCGGTAAAGCCTGTGGGAGCCGGGGCGCGTCGGGGACCGAGGGGAAAAGCGGCAGCGGAGGAGGCCGGGGACGCGGAGGAGGCCGGGGGTCCCGCAGCGGGCGAGCGTTGGGAGCGCGGTGGCTGGAGCGCAAAAAGGCGGAACCCAAAGGCTCTTTCAAGAGCCGCCCCCGGGGGTTCCGCGGAGGAGCCGGACAAGGGTCTGGGCCGCGCCCGGAGCGGGGGAGCTGCTCCCCGGTACCCCcggggcgaggggaagggggatGGCGGGGCGGCCGTGAGCGCTGAACCGAGGGGTGGGCGCCACCGGGAGCGACCAGAAGAGCTGGGTCAGTCCCCAACGCccacagctgctttcagctgctgctggggctcctcctgcagcagcaccttctTGAGGGGACAGGATTTGGGGGTGGCCCAAGGGCCCCCATGGGCAGGAAAACACGGGGACACAGGCTGGAGCCACCCCCTCCCACCGCCAGCACCCCAcactgccagggcaggagggagaagatgtTGGGCAGCAGAGACACCCCCTCACAGCCGTGTCCTCCAACGCTCCCAAAGGCAGGATGGACAGtgccagcagaggggaggggacagggctgcctccagcacacagccctgccccagcaggagacAAACACATGTAGAAATACATCATGTTTTAATAAACAatacaaaacagcaggaaaaaaaaaagcttccgtATGAATGAGAGTCTAACTTTCAAGGGAGCCCCACAGGGGCCACTTCACCCCCTGGCTCTgtgtcccctccaccctgcaCAGGGCCAGGGACCTGCACTGACATTGCTGCACCCAGCtcatctggcagcagctgctccagctccatcaCCACAGCTCAGCATCACCTGTGAGGTGTGAGAGGAGCAAGATGGGTTCTGGGGTGGGCCCAGGAGGATGAAGGAACCAGTCCCAGGCTTGAggtcccagtgcaggcagcacacagcagctcccagcacctctccccacctgcaggaccaacccggagcagcagctgagggaaggacACCCCCACGCTCCCCTGCGCTGCTGGAAGGGCTCAAGCTGTGAGGCCCCACCACGCAAAGGTCCTTTCTCCAGCGCCTCTGTCACCCGGGCGCTTGGGGCTTGCTGCAGATGTACGGCCGtgactgggagcagcctgcactcGCGACAACCCCGTCGTACAAATACGCACACTCTCCTTGGCCCTGCACCTCAAACCTGCAACAAGCAGCACAGGCACCGCTGGCACCACGGGGGTCGCGGTCGTCCCCTCAAgcaccaggaggggacaagggctGCCTGtgagggacagccccagcagacaCGTCCCACCAGGACCCTGCCCGTCCCACCGCAGGACggtctccccccggccccggctcccaaCAGGACTCACGTCTGGTTGAAGCTGCTGCCATCCACCCACTGCAGGCGCTCGCCCCGTCTCCGCAGCCCAAGCCAGCAATCAACATGGGCCTTCTGACTCCAGAGGAACTCCTGGGCACGACACAGAGAAGCCAAcagtcaggagatgctgctgccagccccacgctggtCCCTGCCAGCTCCACACGGCTACCAACAgccctgggatggcagcagctcccaccccacgcctgctccaacaagctccagagctgctgcaggagctcaccaGCCCGGCCAGCGCTCTCGCTCCTGCTCTGACACAGCTCGGCTCCAACCCCGGGCTCTGCACCCAACCCaggaacacccccaaacccccacgcAGACACAACAGcccctcactcaccatctcccACTGCCTCCGGGGCATGGCCAGCGAGGCCCCATGCGAGGAGCACTGCTCCTGGCTCCActcccagctcccctcagccctcgACAGGTAGTAGCAGACATTGCGGTACCCGACCCAGTCCTCAGGACAGGCCAGCACCAGAGCCgcaggcacagctggatcccctccacatcttcctgctggagagggaagagcagaagggcagaggatTGGGCTCCGCGGGGACCAGGGGACACAGCTCCGCGGGGACCAGGGGACACAGCTCCGCGGGGACCAGGGGACACAGCTccgcggggcagggaaggaggcagccgctCCTCCCTTACCTGAGAGTGCAGCAACAGCCGCggccagagccagcaccagaACCACCAGCACAACCAGCACCACGACCCACACTGGATGGAGCGTGGGGCACCTGCCTGGAGGGAGAAAGAGCCACTCGGGGTGAGGATggtgctgtccccctcccagccccaccacccccagcacaacctgcccagggaacacaggagggaccccccagacccctctaccccacacacactcagctgcagcttctcaaccccctccccgggcacagcaaCTGCCATCGGGCcattcccagctggcagcaagggacagtcacacagggcagggacaaggctgtcaccccacacacactgggggacagcccccagcaggagagctgccaggcagagagagaggggggggCTGATACAGCCCCCCAGGGAGGACCCAGCAGAACACAAGACCCTTTcccagacagctggaagaagcccCACACGtgccagccccactcctcctggggtgacactgccacggggacactgtcccctcccaacagGCCACAGGGGGGGCCCCGCACTCACCCACAAGTCCTCTGCATGGACTTTCACCTGTGCCCCGAGGCATCTCTGCGTGTGGGGATTTCCCTCTGTCCTGGGGACTCAGGGGCTCCTCCACATTCCCCTCGCTGGAGCAGGATCTGTTCCCTTCTCCCGTGGCACTCTGAAAAGTGGAACCACTGCACTCACAAGAAGCACAATCTTGCCTGTTTCAAGCCACTTCTACCACCCCTGCTCTCATCATTGTGTTGGGACATTGCAGGGAACACCAGGCAGGACATCAGGACCATTAACTCTGTTGGCTGACTGGCAGCACACCCGGCTGTCACAGATCAGCCCTGGCCACACGGTCTCAGCCAGCCTGAGGAAGGCCATGCCAGGGAAGGgatgtccctgctccccctgGGACGCTGCAGCCTGTCCCCAACACCTGGGGACACAAACACAGCCCCAGTGAGCTCAGGGACCAGCCCCTGGAGCCCAGCAGGGCCAGCGCCCTGGGGACGGTCGCTGATGTCTGGCTGAAGGAGGGCAGAAGGCAGACgagggaggaacagccccaggtctggacattcccctccagccccactcgcccagctgagccccgcagcccggcctccaccagcccaggcagaaaccccaactgccagcagctgctggagcaccagcTCTCCGTCCTGGCAGGCAAATGCCAACGCCCGGCCCAGGAGAGCGGCAAGAGAGGCTCCGTCTGCACCAGggcacggggctgctctccccagagctgctcctgcgcctttgcACAAAGCGGCTCCTGCAGCCCGGGCTTCTCTGGTGCGAAAACGACCGCTGCTGGCGATCCGTGACTCACACTCTGGCTCCCTGCCCAGAGCCGTGACCCCCACTCTATGGCTCCCTGCCCGGAAAAGCAGCAGCGGCTCCTCCCGAAACAACCCGCCCAGAGACCGCATGCTCCAGCATCCGCAGAGACGGGGACTGTGCGGGGGGCTGGAGCCGGAACCCCCCGCCCGGGAAGGCCCCAGCGGGACCAGGCCCTCCCAGGaacccagcgcagccccggggagccccgccgacggaggagccccagctcagccggcggagctccgggcagcagcggggccccgcggggggagcgcctccccggccccgcacggagccgggCCATGAAGAGCGGGGGCGCACGGGGAGCGCCAGCCCGCCGggctcccttccccgcagccccgcaccgagcGGACGGCACCCAACAGCGCCCACCGCCAGGACCCACCTCCTCCactccgctcccgccgccgctctggccCCGCTGAAGGGAGGGGCCTGATATTTGTACCCCGACACGGCCCGCCCACCGCTGCGGCCAATCAGCGCGCAAGGACGAGGAGTGGCGTTAGAGGCAGCCAATGGGAGCGccgcctccagctcccctcaggaGTCGCCCCTCGCCTCACGTTCCGCCCGGGCCCAGCGCCCCCGTTTTGGGTGCAAATTCCGTCATTTGGAATGATGTGTGTGGCAGACGCCTTTCAGGCGTGAGCTGaatgctgttgtcttccagctaCGTCTTGGTATGCTGAGGGCACCTTCCAGTACACTTGCCTTGTTACgacttccctcctcttcagcCATCAAGTTTATTAATTATGACGATTAGCGGCCTGTGAGGAGGGTGACGGGCGGTATGTACGTGCCCCAGGGCCAACATAAAGGGGGCTCTATTGTCCCGCTTTACTGCTAAATCCGCCTCCTGGGGGTTGTTTCGTGCCCCCTTTCGTAGGGCCGGCGCGGGGGTATTTAAAGGGCCCGGTGGGGGGGCGCAGCCGGGGGGCAGTTGCAGCGGTGTCGGTAACGGGAAGGAGCGGGTGGGCAGAGCCGGGCGGCCGGTAAAGCCTGTGGGAGCCGGGGCGCGTCGGGGACCGAGGGGAAAAGCGGCAGCGGAGGAGGCCGGGGGCGCGGAGGAGGCCGGGGGTCCCGCAGCGGGCGAGCGTTGGGAGCGCGGTGGCTGGAGCGCAAAAAGGCGGAACCCAAAGGCTCTTTCAAGAGCCGCCCCCGGGGGTTCCGCGGAGGAGCCGGACACGGGTCTGGGCCGCACCCGGAGTGGGGGAGCTGCTCCCTGGTACCCCcggggcgaggggaagggggatGGCGGGGCAGCCGTGAGCGCTGAACCGAGGGGTGGGCGCCACCGGGAGCGACCAGAAGAGCTGGGTCAGTCCCCAACGCccacagctgctttcagctgctgctggggctcctcctgcagcagcaccttctTGAGGGGTCAGGATTTGGGGGTGGCCCAAGGGCCCCCATGGGCAGGAAAACACGGGGACACAGGCTGgagccaccccctcccaccaccagcaccccacaCTGCCAAGGATGGGTGGAGAAGATGTTGGGCAGCAGAGACACCCCCTCACAGCCGTGTCCTCCAACGCTCCCAAAGGCgggatggaaagtgccagcagaggggaggggacagggctgcctccagcacacgcccctgccccagcaggagacAAACACATGTAGAAATACATCATGTTTTAATAAACAatacaaaacagcaggaaaaaaaaaagcttccatgtGAATGAGAGTCTAACTTTCA
This DNA window, taken from Chroicocephalus ridibundus chromosome 28, bChrRid1.1, whole genome shotgun sequence, encodes the following:
- the LOC134507849 gene encoding C-type lectin domain family 2 member D-like, with the translated sequence MAAPSLPVPGRGGGRYRPSFWQPFCLRAAARSRPIAHRGRGKETKTPRFPSETSAMGKGNRSCSSEGNVEEPLSPQDRGKSPHAEMPRGTDERRQRRLVGRCPTLHPVWVVVLAVLVVLVLALAVAVAVRSAGRCGGDPAVPAALVLACPEDWVGYRNVCYYLSRAEGSWEWSQEQCSSHGASLAMPRRQWEMEFLWSQKAHVDCWLGLRRRGERLQWVDGSSFNQTFEVQGQGECAYLYDGVVASAGCSQSRPYICSKPQAPG